The DNA window AATAACTAAAATCGACATCGACCCAAAGAAATAATAAATACAAGTTTGAACTAACATGTATAACGAGTCGAGCCCCATTACACTTGGAGTTAAAATTCGATTATGTGTAATTGTTTGGAAAATCACGGTTGAATATGCAATTGCTACGCCTGTAAGCGCCATCGCCAATACTTTAATCGCACGACGTGGAAGTGCATAATCATAACTTCCATTCAATCCTTGAAATAAATAAAGTATGATGGAAACCAAAACCAAAGCCAATAGTATGAGCATTTTTGTTCTGTTACGCATATGCTTTCCCCCTAAACAACAAGAATAGGAAGATTGCACTTCCGATTACACCAACCGTCATGCCAATCGGGATTTCATATGGGAAAATTATTACCCTACCTAAAATGTCGCATATTAACAAAAAAATGACTCCTAGCAATGCTGTATGTGGTAGCGTTTTTTCTAAATGGTCCCCTTTATAAATAGATACAATGTTTGGGATGATTAAACCTAAAAATGGGATCATTCCAACTGTCAAAACGACAGTGGTAGAAATTAATGCAACTAGGACCAAGCCTAAATTCAGCACTCTATTGTAAGATAGACCGAGGTTTCTTGCAAAATCCTCACCCATCCCAGCAACCGTAAAACGATTAGCATAGAAATAAGCAATTATAAGTACAGGTACACTTATGTAAAGCAGTTCGTATCTGCCTTTTAATATTAAGGAGAAGTCTCCTTGTAGCCAGACAGTAATATTTTGAATAATATTTGCTTTGTAAGCAAAAAACGTCGTAATGGAAGCTAATATGTTTCCGAACATCAGACCAACAAGCGGAACAAATATTGCATCTTTAAATTTAATCCGATTTAATATTTGCATGAAAAGCAATGTTCCTGCTAAAGCAAATATAAATGCAAACGAAATCTTTTGCATATACGTTGCATTTGTGAATACCATCATCGAGATTAAAATCCCTAAGCGAGTAGCATCAAGTGTACCAGCTGTTGTTGGGGATACAAATTTATTTCTACTAAGACTCTGCATAATAAGCCCTGCAATACTCATCCCTGCTCCTGCAAGTATTATGGCAATTAGTCTTGGTAATCGGCTTATGAGAAATATTTGCGTCTCTTCCGAAGTAAAATCCAACAAATCCATTGGTGATATTCTCGTAACACCAACAAAAAGAGATAAGAGAGAAAGTGCGACTAGTGCAATTACAAGATATCTTTTTTTCATAACTATCCTCAACATTCTATTTGTGAAAGGGCGATAGTGAAAATCATTATCATTTACTCACAGTTTTTATTATAGCACCTTGCCTTAGCAAGTCAAAGGTTAAATGAAAATGATTTTCAATTGATAATATACGTTATGCCTTTTCATCCTTTTTTATTTACCTACCTAATCTTACTATAAAAAAATTGGAAAACAAAAAGACTGCTTGTATTTGTCGATTTTTCGCAACAATTACAGCAGTCTTTTTAAGGATATTTGTTTAGATTTCCATAGCACTATCAATAACTTCTTGCGGAATGACAATTTCATCAACCTCATTGAAGTTTGAGAAGTCGGATTTTACATTTTGCTTCATATTCATTTTTTCTCCGTCTATTTCCATATCCATATCAAGCACTACATCTACTTTATTTGTTTGGAACGATTCTTTGTCGATATGAATTAAATAGCTTACGGAGTTAATAACTAAGCCCAAATCCAACTCTTCGCCTTCACCTATCATGCTTTGCATTGCTTCATCTATTTGGGTTTGAACAAGCTTCGTAAATTCTTCGCCAAAGGCGTCTAGCCGAAGGATATAATTTTCATTGTCCTGTTCAAATGTAAAGTCTTTCAAATATTCTTGAATCATTTTTAATTGCTCGGAAGGGTTAGATTGATTTGTCGCACCCATTAATTGATCCATCATTTCTTGAGGAAATTTCATCCATTGACCAGTTGTTCCTTCAAACATATAAAAGGCGTCTTCTGCAATGTATGTTTCTATTTCCATTGCTTCTTCTGGCATACTTTCATCAGAAGATTTCATGGAAGTAGTTCCTTTTTGGTGCATTTGCATCGGCGCTACTACATATTCCATGTCCATTATAGAGTTAATATCTATACTTAAATCTTCTGTGGGCATATGCATCGTTTGCTTCATATCAATTTGTGCTTTTACACTTTTTAATTCTTCTGATACTTTAAGCGATTTTTCATACACTTCTTTAAGCGTTAGCTCGCTTTTCTCCGTTACTTCTGTATTTGCTGGGGCAGCTGTCTCATTACATGCTGCTAAACCTAATGTTAATGTGGCTACTGCTAATAGCGTTGTCCATTTCTTCATATTAGTTCCATCCCTTCTTTTCAGATAGTAACTTTACGAAGAAATTTCAGAAAAGTTTCAGTTATTTGCTAAATCATTTTACTCCTCGCATGTATTTTTGGATAAGCGGAGTAAAGATGAATAGTACAAATCCTAATCCAAGCGCGATGACACCAATGACTCCGAAGTAAAGAATTTCATTCTCTGGTGAATAAAATTTAACTACTTGTGCATTGATTGCTTGAGCTGAAGCACTCGTTAAGAACCATAAACTCATTGTTTGTGCAGCAAATGCAGCAGGTGCAAGCTTAGTTGTAGTAGATAAACCAACTGGTGATAATAATAATTCACCAAGTACAACTAAGAAGAAACTCAACACAAGCCACCATGGACTAACCAGTGATTCTGTGCCATTTACATATGCAGGAATAATCATAACAATAAACGACAGACCGGCAAAGAATAGACCATACGCAAATTTTTTCGGTGTGGATGGTTGTCTATCCCCAAGCTTGACCCAAAACCAAGCAAAAACTGGAGCAAATGCAATGATGAACAATGGATTTAATGATTGAAACCAAGCAGGAGAAATCTCAAACGAACCGATCATTAAATCGACACGTTCATCTGCGTATTGAGCTAAGATGCTCGATCCTTGTTCTTGAATAGCCCAAAACATCATCGCTGCTACGAATAACGGAATATACGCAAGTAATCTTGATTTTTCATCTGCAGTTGTTTTTTCACTTCTATACATAACGATGAAGTAAAGGGTTGGTATAACTATCCCTAAAATCGAAACAGTCATCGTAAATACATCGAACGTCATAATTCCTTGTTGAACCAAAATGAAACCAACGATTAGCACTACTAAGACTGCAATACTAATTCGGGTTATAACTTTTTTGCGTTCTTCTTTCCCCAATGGATTTGGAGCAAATGAACCTGCTAAGCCTAGGTATTTTTTCTTTGTAATTAAAAATACAATTAACCCAAACGCCATACCTATAGCTGCAATTCCGAACCCTAAGTGGAAGTTGTACTCAAGTCCCACAGTTCCTACGATTAAAGGTGCAATAAATGCCCCCATATTAATACCCATATAGAAAATACTAAACCCTGAATCACGACGAACATCACTTTCTGAATATAAATCACCGACAATGCTTGAAACATTTGGTTTTAATAAACCTGTCCCAATAATGATTAAAGCCATCGAAATAAATAATGGCGTCGTTCCACCAGGAAACGCTAGTACGATATGTCCAAACATAATAAGGACACCACCGTAAAATACGGTTTTAGTAGTACCAAGCAATCTATCGGCAATCCAACCACCAATAATCCCAGACATATAAACCAACGAGCCGTAAATAGCCATGATGGAGTTAGCTGTTGAACGCTCCATCCCTAGTCCGCCTGCGGTCACTTCGTAGTACATATAATAAATTAATATTGCCCGCATTCCATAATAAGAAAAACGCTCCCAAAATTCTGTGAAGAATAATGATAATAATCCTTTGGGATGCCCAAAAAATCCCTTTTGCGGAACCGATTTAACTACTTCTTCTCTTGACACCATACTTTTACCTCTTTTCTAAATAGAAAGTATATTATACTACTTCCCTCTTTTTGATGTCAAAAACCATTTAACTTAATTCAGCAATTACTTTCTGTGACAAACTTGCGCAGGAGCCTAAATTTTCTGCAATTAGAAATTACAGGAATAGAATTCTTCCTCTTCTATAATCCCAGTTGAATAAAGTTAATGCTCCGGTACATGCCACAGTTTTTTAGACGTTTATCGAGCAAACTTAATAATATCTAAGCGAAAATAAGCCTGGCGAATTTGATTAATATCGACTTCGAAAATTTTTAGTTATAATAGTCTAGACGTTAGGAAAAAGGAAAGGGGTGCAAAATGTGCTAAAAAAGTTTTTCTCATTTTATAAACCACATAAACGTCTATTCATCATCGATTTTAGTAGTGCCGTGTTTGTAGCCGTTTTAGAGCTTGCGTTTCCAGTAACGGTTCAATGGTTTATCGACGAGTTATTGCCAACTGGAAATTGGAACATGATCGTGCAAGTTAGTATTTTACTTTTATTCGTCTATATTTTAAGTACGTTTCTGAATTTTGTTGTGAGTTATCAAGGTCACAAACTTGGCATAAATATTGAAACGGATATGAGACAGCAATTATTTAACCATGTACAACGACAATCCTTTCGCTTTTTTGATAATACGAAAACAGGTCATATTATGAGCCGAATTACGAATGACCTGTTTGATATCGGCGAACTTGCTCACCATGGGCCAGAGGATTTATTCATCGCAATTATGACCTTAATTGGAGCATTTATCATTATGTTCAATATCAATCCAGAACTTGCGGTTATTGCAGTTATTATGGTGCCGTTTTTATCGATTGTTGCTACATATGGGAATATCATGATGAATAAAGCATGGAAAAACATGTTCGGCAAAATTGCAGATGTAAATGCGCGTGTCGAAGATAGTGTATCCGGTGTTCGCGTCGTACAATCATTTACAAATGAAAATTTTGAAATGGCTCGTTTTCAAGCAGATAATGGACAGTTCCGGTTAGCGAAGCTTGCTGCATATAAAGTGATGGCTAGAACCAATTCAAGCATTTATATGATGACTCGATTAGTGACGCTGATCGTGCTTGTTGTGGGAGCTTGGTTTTCATTTCAAGAAAAGCTTTCTAACGGAGAGCTTGTAAGCTTTATTCTCTATGTGAACGTGTTGATTAAACCAGTTGACAAAATCACTGCACTTCTCGAGTTGTATCCTAAAGGAATGGCTGGTTTTAAACGATTCCTAGAGCTTGTAGAGCAGGAGCCAGAAATTAAGGATCGCCCAAATGCGCTACAAGTTCAGCATTTAAAAGGAGACATTTCATTCGAAGATGTTAGTTTCCGATACGATGAGCATAAATCCGTTTTAGAAGATATTAATATATTCATCAAAGCTGGTGAAACCGTTGCATTTGTTGGTCCATCTGGTGCCGGGAAAACAACCATTTGCTCACTTATCCCTCGATTTTACGACGTCGATGAAGGGGCAATATCAATTGACGGTTTAAATATTCAAGACATTACCACGAAGTCATTACGCTCTCAAATTGGGATTGTGCAACAAGACGTGTTTCTATTTACAGGAACTGTTCGTGAAAATATTGCGTACGGTAAGAAGAATGCTTCAGAGGAAGAAATTCGTGATGCAGCGAAAAAAGCGCATCTTGAAGGATTCATTACGTCACTTCCAGATGGATATGAGACACAAATTGGCGAACGAGGACTTAAACTATCAGGTGGACAAAAGCAACGCTTAGCAATTGCACGGATGTTCTTAAAGAACCCGCCTATTTTAATATTGGACGAGGCTACTTCAGCGCTCGATACTGAGACAGAGAAAATTATTCAGCAGTCACTTATGGAGCTTGCAGAAAATCGAACAACACTTATTATTGCACATCGACTGGCTACTATTCGTGATGCGGATAGAGTAATTGTCGTAACGGAAGACGGAATCGCAGAAGATGGTTCGTATAGCGAGTTAGTTGCACAAGATGGTATTTTTGCAAGATTACACAATATACAGTTTCAAGAGGTTTAAATTCGAAGAGTGCTCCGCGTCTGATACGCGAAGCAGCTTTTCTGTATTTAGATTTGATGTACTCTCGCATCTGGAGTGATTGCTCTCGTAATGACGGCAATTGCCCTCGGATAGCACCGATACTCACTCGTAACAGAAGCTACTTCCAAAAATAAAAGGCTATCCAGATCGAAAATGTAATTTCGACTTGGGTAGCCTTCCATTATTATTGAACAAATACAAAATGTTGAAAACGATCGTAATCGGCTTTTTTCACTTCTACTTTGACAAGCGTACCTTCTTCTTCGTATGAAGTAGACAAAACAGATGCGTGCTCATTTAGATAGGACACAATATCTCCTCGTTCAAATGGCACGAGCAGGGAACAATGTACGTAATTAGAGAAAATATGCTTTTTGATCATGTCTAGCAGTTCATCTAAACCAGCATCTTCTTTTGCAGAAATCCATATATTATCTCCTGTTACATGCGGATATTTCAAATCTGCTAGGTCCGATTTATTGTATACATAGATAGTCGGTACATCTTCCACTCCAACTGCAAGCAATGTTTCATTCGTCACATCCATCATGTAACGATGCTCATCGTTAGAAACATCGACAACATGAAGGAGCAAATTCGCATCACGTGCTTCTTCTAAAGTCGAACGGAATGCTTTTACCAGATGATGAGGAAGCTTACTAACGAATCCTACTGTATCTGTTAATAAAAACTCTTTTTGATCCGGAAGCTTAATCTGTCTAACCGATGTTTCTAATGTCGCAAATAGCATATCCTTTTCAAAAACTTGCTTGGAATCTTCTTGGCCCACTTTGCGAAGCAACTGATTCATTATGGTCGATTTCCCTGCATTCGTGTATCCAACGAGTGAGACTACTGGTATAGCACTCTTCTTTCTTTGCTTTCGTTGCGTTTCTCGTTGGTCCTTTACATGCTCTAGTTCACGTTTTAGTTTGGCAATTTGGTCCTCGATTTTACGTCTATCTAGCTCCAGCTTCGTTTCCCCAGCACCACGGTTTTTAAATCCTCCGCCTGTTCCCCCACCTTGTCGACCTAGTGATGCACGAAGTCCGACTAAACGTGGCAACATATATTGAAGTTGGGCAAGTTCTACTTGCATTTGCGCCTCATTCGATTTTGCGCGACGTGCGAAAATATCGAGGATTAGCATCGTACGGTCTATTACCTTGCAATCCAAATCTCTTTCTAAGTTGCGAATTTGCGAAGGAGACAATTCATCGTTGAATATGACAAGGTTTGCACCAGCTTCCTCGTAGAAGTTTTTAATCTCTTCCACTTTCCCAGTACCAACATAGTGAGAGGAAGTGACTCTCGTTAAATTTTGCGTCACTTCCCCAACAACTTGAACATTTAGTGCTTCTGCTAAGTTGTGCAATTCCTCTAATTCATATTCAAAATGCTCATCCTGTTGAAGCTTGACTGCAACAACTACGGCTTTTTCTATTAATTCGTCCAAAATGATTCCCCCTCTTAACGAAAACGATAAACTGCTTGTTCGTAAATGATATCCTCTTCTTTATCGGATCCACTAATATAAATGCTTGCAAGCCTTTCTTTCGTTCCAGTTTCTAGCTGTTTAAATACTAATTGTGTATTAGATAATAGCAATGTTTGCCCATCATGTTCTTTCATACCAAAATAGCCTTGCCACTTATCCATCACTTCCCTTGGGTTATGTACATGAAACTCACAGGAAGAGATGGTCAATTCCAAATTACTCGCTTCGATTGTGCCATCTTCTCGTAGCAGTCGATATCGCTCTTCGTCACTTTCTTGCCATTCAATAAAAAATGGAGTAGGCAACGCATCCCTTACTTCTTCTTTCACGAAAAGCATTTTCCACTTACGTACTAAGCCACTTGTTGTTTTTCTTTCAGCATGTAAAACTCCGGATGTTTCTATACCTTTTTCTTCGAGTTGCTTGCATAGTTCGTCAATTGTCGTCGTCCGAATGCAGATTGTTCCAAACCCTGGACCAGTCTTCAAATCATGTAATAATAAATCTACGAGTGGATGATTAGCATGGTTTGCAACCTCTTCATGCTCAAGGGCAAGCCATTCAATATAGCTAGTTTTTGTATACAGAAGTGCATTATACGTACCCCAGTGAGTATGCTGTCCTCCAACAACTGCATGTAATCCTTTGGCTTTCCAATCTTCTGCTGTTTCTATTGGTTTTTTGGTTATGTGATGAACAATATGATCCAAGTACATGCCCGCACCTCTAATTCTCAATATATCTATAATTTACCTTTACCTCTATTATACAACAATTGCAAAATGGATGACGAGTTTACTCGCCATCCACGTTGTCTATTTCCCAGGAAATATGTCGTTTACTAGTTAAACCTCTACCTTTTCTTTCGACATTTCCCGTAAAAGGAACTTTTGAATTTTGCTGGAATTTTTTTCATTGGCAGGCATCGATAAATTCGATATTTTATGAAAGGATATTTTAGCTTTGCAATAGGCTTTAACCCGTTTCTTCATCAAATTTCTAATATTTTTTTTCGAATATCATGCTCTAGATATACACACGCTTCTTGTTCTGGAAACTTACTCGCTGCTTCTTTCATAACTTCTCCAACTGTTTTTTCGTTTAACAAACCAATCCACCCCTTTTCGATTGACTATTTAACATCGTTTTATCTTGATATTCAAATAATTTTGACGTTTAATTTTACGTCTTCTAAAATGAATTTCACTCTTGACAGATCCCTGGAACATGGTAAAATTCTAATTACTTCAGCGCTTCAAAGCGTTGAATCGCGAAAGCGGAATATATGAGTGATTGTCTCAGTAATCCACATGTGTACAGTAAAAAGAGACTGAACGGTTGGTGAAAGTTCAGGTAGTGTGTCGGATGAATTACAACAATTTGAAAAGCTCATTTTTAATGAAGTGGTTGAACAGATAATTCGTTCAACAAATAGGGTGGTACCGCGGAGTTTCCTTCGTCCCTATCTATAGGGATTGGAAGGATTTTTTTCATTCCTAAAAATTATTATTAGGAGGATTTACAATGTTTCGTATTCGGTCGACGATAACGCCTTCATTTTTGGAGGCTGTGCTGCTTACTTTGATGATTATCACTTTAATGGCAGTTTGTATCATTAAATTTAATGCAGTTCCACATATGCCTATTTTACTGGCAATACTTCTACTCATCACTTATGGGCTTTTTAAAAAAGTACCTTTCAAGAAATTAGAAGAAGGACTCGTAGAAGGATCCAAGGCAGGTCTTGGAGCAATTTTCATTTTTTTCTTTATTGGAATTTTGATTAGTAGCTGGATGATGGGTGGAACGATACCAACACTTATCTACCTTGGTTTTCAGTTTATTTCTCCACACTTTTTCTACGCCATTGTATTTATCGTGACCTGTGTCATTGGTTTATCCATCGGAAGCTCTTTAACAACAGTCGCAACAATTGGTGTAGCATTTATTGGAATGGCGAGTGCCATGGATATTTCATTAGCTATTACAGCTGGGGCCATTGTTTCAGGTGCTTTTTTCGGAGATAAAATGTCTCCACTATCCGATACTACTAGTCTTGCATCCGCCATCGTTCATGTGGATCTATTCGATCATATCAAGAATATGGGGTGGACAACGATACCTGCATTCTTTATTTCCCTAATTGGATACGGTATTTTATCGCCTAATAAAGAAGTACATGATCTGAAACAGATCACTGTCTTTCAAGAAGGACTCCTTGAAACAGGGATGATTCATTGGTACACATTGCTCCCGCTTGTTTTACTAATCGTGCTATCAATCAAAAAGACCCCTGCTATTATAGCTCTGGCTTTAACATCTATTGCCGGCATAATCGTTTCCTATTTCCATCAACACTTTACTTTTGGAGAAGTGTTAAACATATTATTTAGCGGCTATACATCTCATACAGGCATTGAAGTAATTGACTCCCTACTTTCAAGAGGTGGTATTAATAGCATGATGTTTACAATAGGGCTCGTTATACTCGCTTTAAGTATGGGTGGGCTTTTATTTACCCTTGGTATTGTACAAAGCTTATTGATGAAAGTGGAGAGTTTATTGAAAAGTGTGGGATCTGTCATTACAGCAGCCGCACTTACTGCAATAGGAGTAAATACTTTAGTAGGTGAGCAGTATTTATCGATTTTATTGACCGGTGAAGCATTCCAAGCACAGTTTCAAAAAGTCGGTTTAGCAAATAAAAACTTAGCACGTGTAATGGAAGACGCAGGTACTGTCGTTAATCCACTTGTTCCGTGGAGTGTGTGCGGTATATTTATCACGAATGTATTAGCTGTTCCAACGTTCGACTACCTGCCATTTGCATTCTTCTGCTTACTCTGTCCAATACTTACTATTTTAACTGGTATTACTGGAAAAACATTGACCTACATCGAAGAAAAATAATGCCTTGTACATTTAATGCCTCATTACTTATTCTATTTATTTAAGTAATGAGGCTTTTTATTTTACTATTCTGTTGGCGTTTCTGGACCTTTAAGTTCCAGTTGATAAAAAGAGAGATCAAGCCATCTATCAAATTTGAACCCCACTTTTTGTATCGTCCCTGAAAAGGTAAAACCTAATCGTTCATGTGTTTTAATACTTTGAACATTTGTAGCATCTATTCCCGCAATAAGTGTGGCATAGTTCTCCTTATTTGCAATCTCAATTATTTCTTTTAACAACGCAGTTCCAATACCTTTTTTTCTATAATCTTTATGTACATAAACTGAATGTTCAATTGTATATTTATATGCCGGCCAAGGTCTAAAAGGGCCAAATGTGGCAAACCCAATTACTTTATTATTCTCTTCTAACACTAAAACTGGATACCCATCTTCCATTTTCTGTTTGAACCATGAACCTCTATCTTTTAGTGTGCTTGGTGAATAGGTATAAACAGCCGTACTGTTTATTATTGCATCATTATAAATCTCCAAAATATCGTTTAGGTCCTTCTCTTGACAGTGTCTAATCATATATTCCCTTCCTTTTTGCGTACAATATTTGTTATCTACACTCCAAACATTCCATACGTAAAACGT is part of the Psychrobacillus sp. FSL H8-0483 genome and encodes:
- a CDS encoding ABC transporter permease; this translates as MKKRYLVIALVALSLLSLFVGVTRISPMDLLDFTSEETQIFLISRLPRLIAIILAGAGMSIAGLIMQSLSRNKFVSPTTAGTLDATRLGILISMMVFTNATYMQKISFAFIFALAGTLLFMQILNRIKFKDAIFVPLVGLMFGNILASITTFFAYKANIIQNITVWLQGDFSLILKGRYELLYISVPVLIIAYFYANRFTVAGMGEDFARNLGLSYNRVLNLGLVLVALISTTVVLTVGMIPFLGLIIPNIVSIYKGDHLEKTLPHTALLGVIFLLICDILGRVIIFPYEIPIGMTVGVIGSAIFLFLLFRGKAYA
- a CDS encoding DUF6612 family protein, yielding MKKWTTLLAVATLTLGLAACNETAAPANTEVTEKSELTLKEVYEKSLKVSEELKSVKAQIDMKQTMHMPTEDLSIDINSIMDMEYVVAPMQMHQKGTTSMKSSDESMPEEAMEIETYIAEDAFYMFEGTTGQWMKFPQEMMDQLMGATNQSNPSEQLKMIQEYLKDFTFEQDNENYILRLDAFGEEFTKLVQTQIDEAMQSMIGEGEELDLGLVINSVSYLIHIDKESFQTNKVDVVLDMDMEIDGEKMNMKQNVKSDFSNFNEVDEIVIPQEVIDSAMEI
- a CDS encoding peptide MFS transporter translates to MVSREEVVKSVPQKGFFGHPKGLLSLFFTEFWERFSYYGMRAILIYYMYYEVTAGGLGMERSTANSIMAIYGSLVYMSGIIGGWIADRLLGTTKTVFYGGVLIMFGHIVLAFPGGTTPLFISMALIIIGTGLLKPNVSSIVGDLYSESDVRRDSGFSIFYMGINMGAFIAPLIVGTVGLEYNFHLGFGIAAIGMAFGLIVFLITKKKYLGLAGSFAPNPLGKEERKKVITRISIAVLVVLIVGFILVQQGIMTFDVFTMTVSILGIVIPTLYFIVMYRSEKTTADEKSRLLAYIPLFVAAMMFWAIQEQGSSILAQYADERVDLMIGSFEISPAWFQSLNPLFIIAFAPVFAWFWVKLGDRQPSTPKKFAYGLFFAGLSFIVMIIPAYVNGTESLVSPWWLVLSFFLVVLGELLLSPVGLSTTTKLAPAAFAAQTMSLWFLTSASAQAINAQVVKFYSPENEILYFGVIGVIALGLGFVLFIFTPLIQKYMRGVK
- a CDS encoding ABC transporter ATP-binding protein, which produces MLKKFFSFYKPHKRLFIIDFSSAVFVAVLELAFPVTVQWFIDELLPTGNWNMIVQVSILLLFVYILSTFLNFVVSYQGHKLGINIETDMRQQLFNHVQRQSFRFFDNTKTGHIMSRITNDLFDIGELAHHGPEDLFIAIMTLIGAFIIMFNINPELAVIAVIMVPFLSIVATYGNIMMNKAWKNMFGKIADVNARVEDSVSGVRVVQSFTNENFEMARFQADNGQFRLAKLAAYKVMARTNSSIYMMTRLVTLIVLVVGAWFSFQEKLSNGELVSFILYVNVLIKPVDKITALLELYPKGMAGFKRFLELVEQEPEIKDRPNALQVQHLKGDISFEDVSFRYDEHKSVLEDINIFIKAGETVAFVGPSGAGKTTICSLIPRFYDVDEGAISIDGLNIQDITTKSLRSQIGIVQQDVFLFTGTVRENIAYGKKNASEEEIRDAAKKAHLEGFITSLPDGYETQIGERGLKLSGGQKQRLAIARMFLKNPPILILDEATSALDTETEKIIQQSLMELAENRTTLIIAHRLATIRDADRVIVVTEDGIAEDGSYSELVAQDGIFARLHNIQFQEV
- the hflX gene encoding GTPase HflX translates to MDELIEKAVVVAVKLQQDEHFEYELEELHNLAEALNVQVVGEVTQNLTRVTSSHYVGTGKVEEIKNFYEEAGANLVIFNDELSPSQIRNLERDLDCKVIDRTMLILDIFARRAKSNEAQMQVELAQLQYMLPRLVGLRASLGRQGGGTGGGFKNRGAGETKLELDRRKIEDQIAKLKRELEHVKDQRETQRKQRKKSAIPVVSLVGYTNAGKSTIMNQLLRKVGQEDSKQVFEKDMLFATLETSVRQIKLPDQKEFLLTDTVGFVSKLPHHLVKAFRSTLEEARDANLLLHVVDVSNDEHRYMMDVTNETLLAVGVEDVPTIYVYNKSDLADLKYPHVTGDNIWISAKEDAGLDELLDMIKKHIFSNYVHCSLLVPFERGDIVSYLNEHASVLSTSYEEEGTLVKVEVKKADYDRFQHFVFVQ
- a CDS encoding VOC family protein encodes the protein MYLDHIVHHITKKPIETAEDWKAKGLHAVVGGQHTHWGTYNALLYTKTSYIEWLALEHEEVANHANHPLVDLLLHDLKTGPGFGTICIRTTTIDELCKQLEEKGIETSGVLHAERKTTSGLVRKWKMLFVKEEVRDALPTPFFIEWQESDEERYRLLREDGTIEASNLELTISSCEFHVHNPREVMDKWQGYFGMKEHDGQTLLLSNTQLVFKQLETGTKERLASIYISGSDKEEDIIYEQAVYRFR
- the nhaC gene encoding Na+/H+ antiporter NhaC, with protein sequence MFRIRSTITPSFLEAVLLTLMIITLMAVCIIKFNAVPHMPILLAILLLITYGLFKKVPFKKLEEGLVEGSKAGLGAIFIFFFIGILISSWMMGGTIPTLIYLGFQFISPHFFYAIVFIVTCVIGLSIGSSLTTVATIGVAFIGMASAMDISLAITAGAIVSGAFFGDKMSPLSDTTSLASAIVHVDLFDHIKNMGWTTIPAFFISLIGYGILSPNKEVHDLKQITVFQEGLLETGMIHWYTLLPLVLLIVLSIKKTPAIIALALTSIAGIIVSYFHQHFTFGEVLNILFSGYTSHTGIEVIDSLLSRGGINSMMFTIGLVILALSMGGLLFTLGIVQSLLMKVESLLKSVGSVITAAALTAIGVNTLVGEQYLSILLTGEAFQAQFQKVGLANKNLARVMEDAGTVVNPLVPWSVCGIFITNVLAVPTFDYLPFAFFCLLCPILTILTGITGKTLTYIEEK
- a CDS encoding N-acetyltransferase family protein — protein: MIRHCQEKDLNDILEIYNDAIINSTAVYTYSPSTLKDRGSWFKQKMEDGYPVLVLEENNKVIGFATFGPFRPWPAYKYTIEHSVYVHKDYRKKGIGTALLKEIIEIANKENYATLIAGIDATNVQSIKTHERLGFTFSGTIQKVGFKFDRWLDLSFYQLELKGPETPTE